A genome region from Zestosphaera sp. includes the following:
- a CDS encoding ABC transporter permease, with protein MSEFRLYLNLVRKNPVYLAGLVIVSLFVVVGLIAPYILTRPGDAWGLTYNVSRRFMPPSLEHPFGTDEYGRDLFNRVLLGTRFSLVIGVGVVALSLAIGIPVGLVAGYVGGRAGTALMRVTDMFLAFPPLLLAIALAATFGRGLSNTILALSLSWWPWYSRLVYLQVSSVRNLPYVDAARVIGISEVRIMFRHVLPNSLTPVITQATLDIGSAILEASALSFLGVGVPPPTPEWGLLVSSGWQLISKAWWISFFPGLAIVVTVLGFNLLGDAVKELMDPRLRNILSMRRV; from the coding sequence ATGTCTGAGTTCAGACTCTACCTAAACTTAGTGAGGAAGAATCCTGTCTATCTAGCGGGCTTAGTAATAGTCTCTTTATTTGTTGTCGTAGGTCTGATTGCTCCCTACATACTCACTAGGCCTGGAGACGCTTGGGGACTCACATACAACGTTAGCAGGAGGTTTATGCCACCCTCACTAGAACACCCTTTCGGGACTGACGAGTACGGCAGAGACTTATTCAATCGAGTACTGCTAGGAACTAGGTTCTCTCTAGTGATAGGTGTTGGTGTAGTAGCCTTGTCATTAGCTATAGGGATCCCCGTAGGTCTTGTCGCAGGTTACGTGGGGGGTAGGGCGGGCACGGCTTTAATGCGTGTGACAGACATGTTCTTAGCTTTCCCGCCACTCCTTCTAGCTATAGCGCTGGCCGCTACGTTCGGCAGAGGACTTTCTAATACTATCTTGGCTCTATCACTATCTTGGTGGCCTTGGTACTCGAGACTAGTCTACCTGCAAGTAAGTAGTGTTAGAAACTTACCATACGTTGACGCGGCTCGAGTAATTGGCATAAGTGAGGTGAGGATTATGTTCAGACACGTACTACCTAATTCACTCACGCCAGTCATAACTCAAGCAACCTTAGATATCGGTTCAGCAATACTTGAGGCGTCTGCTTTGAGCTTCTTAGGTGTTGGAGTACCCCCACCAACGCCTGAATGGGGTCTTCTCGTGAGTAGTGGTTGGCAACTAATTAGTAAGGCTTGGTGGATATCTTTCTTTCCAGGACTAGCCATAGTAGTGACTGTTCTAGGCTTCAACCTGTTAGGAGATGCTGTGAAGGAGTTGATGGACCCGCGGCTAAGAAACATACTGAGTATGAGGAGAGTGTAG
- a CDS encoding ABC transporter ATP-binding protein gives MSSLLEVNGLTKYFPVKTGLFGRVVGYVRAVDGVSFEVAEGTVFALVGESGSGKTTTLRCILKLTEPTSGEIRVDGRDVTRLKGKELKWFRRDVQAVFQNPYLSLNPRMRVKDLIAEPLKTHTEMSKEEIYRRVAEVLALVGLPEAVANQHPPSLSGGQAQRVAIARALSIEPKLLLLDEPTSALDVSVQAQILNLLVELKEKLKLTYLLVTHDLSVVRYMSDYVAVMYLGKIMEVGTSDEIFSEPGHPYTLALLSSIPEPDPRIKKLKKKIMLSGEPPSPMNPPSGCRLSNRCPYAIRECVAEEPELTKVTKTHYVRCIRHESLSSLIN, from the coding sequence ATGAGTTCGTTACTTGAAGTCAACGGGCTTACTAAGTACTTCCCAGTAAAGACAGGCCTTTTCGGGAGGGTTGTAGGGTACGTGAGGGCGGTGGACGGAGTATCTTTTGAGGTCGCTGAAGGCACTGTCTTCGCGCTTGTCGGTGAGTCGGGTTCTGGCAAGACTACCACGCTTAGGTGTATATTGAAACTTACTGAGCCCACATCTGGTGAGATACGTGTTGATGGTAGAGACGTGACGCGACTTAAAGGTAAAGAACTTAAGTGGTTTAGGAGGGACGTTCAAGCAGTGTTTCAGAACCCCTACCTCTCTCTCAACCCGAGGATGAGGGTTAAGGATTTGATAGCTGAGCCACTGAAAACACATACTGAAATGAGTAAGGAAGAAATATATAGGAGAGTAGCTGAGGTCTTAGCTCTAGTAGGACTTCCGGAGGCAGTAGCTAATCAGCACCCGCCTAGTTTAAGTGGTGGTCAAGCTCAGAGAGTAGCTATAGCTAGAGCTTTAAGTATAGAGCCTAAACTACTCTTGTTAGATGAACCTACCTCAGCACTTGACGTTTCAGTACAGGCTCAGATATTAAACCTCTTGGTAGAACTCAAAGAAAAACTCAAGCTAACATACTTACTGGTGACACACGACCTCTCTGTAGTTAGGTATATGAGCGACTACGTGGCCGTCATGTACTTAGGTAAGATAATGGAGGTGGGGACGTCAGACGAGATATTCAGCGAGCCCGGACACCCATACACGCTAGCGTTACTCTCTTCAATACCGGAACCAGACCCTCGCATCAAAAAACTAAAGAAGAAGATAATGCTGTCTGGAGAGCCTCCAAGCCCTATGAATCCTCCTAGTGGGTGTAGGTTAAGTAATAGATGTCCCTACGCAATAAGGGAGTGTGTGGCTGAGGAACCAGAATTAACTAAAGTGACAAAAACTCATTACGTGAGGTGCATACGGCATGAAAGCCTGAGTTCCTTAATTAATTAA
- a CDS encoding ABC transporter ATP-binding protein, with protein MSEEKLLRVSDLTIHYHTVEGIIKAVKNVSLEVSAGDSLCVVGESGSGKSTLGLAISLSLPKNAVVASGSILYKGVDILKLKTPEITKYRGKEISMIFQDPATTFNPLFTVGEHLTDILRHHFNMNREEAVKRAAELLRMVRLPDQARILNSYPHELSGGMLQRAAIAAALSTNPKILIADEPTTMLDVTTQAQILDLINSLKRELNLTLILITHNLGIAGEVCSRTAVMYAGVLLEEGPTEDVILSPLHPYTTKLVKAIPTITKTQGRLSYIPGTLPDLRNPPAGCPFVDRCEFATPECSVSLPKYSYVGGVRRVACVLYGGERK; from the coding sequence ATGAGCGAGGAAAAGCTACTCAGAGTAAGTGACTTGACAATACATTACCACACTGTTGAGGGCATCATCAAAGCAGTGAAGAATGTTAGTCTAGAAGTTAGTGCTGGTGACTCACTCTGCGTCGTTGGTGAGTCAGGGTCTGGCAAGTCAACACTTGGCCTAGCCATATCCCTATCACTACCTAAGAATGCCGTAGTAGCCAGCGGCTCTATACTTTACAAGGGGGTAGATATACTCAAACTAAAAACACCAGAAATAACCAAATATAGAGGTAAGGAAATCTCAATGATATTTCAAGACCCTGCTACTACCTTCAATCCCCTCTTCACAGTAGGTGAGCATCTCACAGACATCTTAAGACATCACTTCAACATGAATCGAGAAGAAGCTGTCAAGAGAGCTGCAGAATTACTAAGGATGGTTCGGTTACCAGACCAAGCTAGAATCCTTAATTCATACCCTCACGAACTGTCTGGCGGAATGCTACAGAGGGCGGCTATAGCGGCTGCTCTCTCAACAAACCCGAAGATATTGATAGCAGATGAGCCCACCACCATGCTCGACGTGACTACACAGGCTCAAATACTTGACTTAATTAACTCTCTGAAACGAGAGCTAAACCTCACTTTAATCCTCATAACACATAATTTAGGGATAGCTGGGGAAGTCTGTAGCAGGACTGCAGTAATGTACGCGGGCGTCCTACTTGAGGAAGGCCCTACAGAAGACGTAATCCTGAGTCCCTTACACCCCTACACAACAAAGCTAGTTAAGGCTATTCCAACAATAACTAAGACTCAGGGCAGGCTGAGCTACATACCTGGAACGCTACCTGACTTAAGAAATCCTCCTGCTGGATGTCCTTTTGTTGACAGGTGCGAGTTTGCCACACCTGAGTGTAGTGTTTCACTACCTAAGTATTCTTATGTGGGTGGTGTGAGGCGAGTAGCTTGCGTCCTTTACGGTGGTGAGCGAAAATGA
- a CDS encoding molybdopterin-guanine dinucleotide biosynthesis protein MobB, translating to MCVNPYVIRFISASRKRGKTSLATRVVSDLISRGYVVGVVKHSRHYVDVSSKDSSRYLSAGAKEVLVSSSSVGAIFYSGWVDDLEYSLRYLNTPVVVVEGFKESSVGEAIAVVKDLKEFQALSDVTRNIVAVVSEDEGLRLELSRSLRVFRENEVSLITDFIESRLLEFLEGQTPKINCGYCGYETCRAFVKAYVTGKTLWCPMKSDVNLLVNDDPVPMNPFVKNLLRSVIEGFISSLKRVDVSRKKVVVEINY from the coding sequence GTGTGTGTGAATCCTTACGTAATCCGGTTTATCTCAGCTAGTAGGAAGCGCGGCAAGACGTCCCTAGCTACTCGAGTAGTTTCTGATTTGATTAGTAGGGGGTATGTTGTGGGTGTTGTGAAGCACTCGAGACACTACGTTGACGTGTCTAGTAAGGATAGTAGTAGGTATCTTAGTGCTGGCGCTAAAGAAGTTTTAGTGTCTTCTAGTAGTGTTGGGGCTATCTTCTACAGTGGGTGGGTAGACGACTTAGAGTATTCTTTGAGGTACTTGAACACGCCGGTAGTCGTGGTAGAGGGTTTTAAAGAGTCTAGTGTGGGTGAAGCTATAGCAGTCGTTAAAGACTTAAAAGAGTTTCAAGCTCTGAGTGACGTGACCCGCAACATCGTTGCTGTAGTGTCTGAAGATGAGGGGTTAAGGCTTGAATTGAGTAGGTCTCTTAGGGTATTCAGAGAGAACGAGGTTAGTTTGATCACAGACTTCATTGAGTCCAGGCTTCTCGAGTTTCTCGAAGGACAAACACCTAAAATAAATTGCGGGTATTGCGGCTACGAGACTTGCAGAGCATTCGTTAAGGCTTACGTTACTGGCAAGACACTCTGGTGTCCTATGAAATCTGACGTGAACTTATTAGTGAATGACGACCCGGTACCTATGAATCCCTTCGTTAAGAACTTACTAAGGTCTGTAATAGAAGGCTTCATATCTTCACTGAAGAGGGTTGACGTAAGTAGGAAAAAAGTGGTCGTCGAGATAAACTACTGA
- a CDS encoding acetamidase/formamidase family protein — protein sequence MSSNAGIVKIDDSRVFYAFSPDLEPVARVKPGTILEIETRDCFSNQLISEEQLVTQIDWSAVNPATGPVYVEGVEPGDALVVKILKIDVSSEGFLVTLPGAGALPDLVKEVKVRKCYVVGDKVVFRGSVINARKMVGVVGVATREKTSTGVPGRHGGNLDTKYVTEGSTIYLPVEAEGALFGLGDLHAAMGDGEVCVTGCEVSGRVLVVLDVIKKSAPKWPVLEYGEWVFVLVSNENLEKAVREAVQVSVEAISHATGVSWHEAYMLASVATDLEISQVVDPRKTVRVKIPKTIVDVTKLLESLRSDAEAKT from the coding sequence TTGAGTAGTAATGCAGGAATAGTTAAGATTGATGACTCGAGAGTATTCTATGCTTTCTCACCTGACTTAGAGCCTGTAGCTAGGGTTAAGCCAGGAACGATACTAGAGATCGAGACTAGAGACTGTTTCTCTAATCAGTTAATTAGTGAAGAGCAGTTAGTCACTCAGATTGACTGGAGTGCTGTCAACCCCGCTACAGGTCCTGTATACGTTGAGGGTGTTGAGCCAGGTGATGCTCTAGTAGTTAAGATATTGAAGATAGACGTGAGCAGTGAGGGATTCTTAGTCACTCTCCCCGGTGCTGGAGCGCTTCCAGACTTAGTCAAGGAAGTCAAGGTCAGGAAGTGCTACGTCGTGGGTGATAAAGTGGTTTTCAGAGGGTCTGTAATTAACGCTAGGAAGATGGTTGGTGTAGTAGGTGTTGCGACACGCGAGAAAACCTCGACTGGAGTTCCCGGCAGGCACGGAGGCAATCTTGACACGAAGTACGTCACGGAAGGCTCAACGATATACCTCCCAGTAGAAGCTGAGGGGGCGCTATTCGGGCTTGGAGACCTGCATGCCGCGATGGGAGACGGTGAAGTCTGCGTTACTGGCTGTGAGGTCAGCGGGAGGGTCTTGGTAGTTTTAGACGTAATCAAGAAATCAGCTCCTAAATGGCCTGTCTTAGAGTACGGGGAGTGGGTTTTCGTGCTGGTCTCTAACGAAAACCTAGAGAAGGCTGTCAGAGAAGCTGTTCAAGTAAGTGTTGAGGCTATATCTCACGCTACTGGAGTGAGTTGGCACGAGGCCTACATGCTTGCGAGCGTGGCTACAGACCTAGAGATAAGTCAGGTAGTAGACCCGAGAAAGACTGTCAGAGTCAAGATACCTAAGACTATAGTTGACGTCACGAAACTACTAGAGAGTCTAAGGAGTGACGCGGAAGCGAAAACTTGA